Within the Sphingobium herbicidovorans genome, the region CTCATGCACCCGTCTTCCGCGCATCATGTGACCGACGCGCTGGTCGAGGAGCGCTTCGCCGTCGCGCGCACCCAGCCCAAGGACGTGCTCGCGCGGGTCAAGACCCCGGATCTTGGACCCCGCCTTGGCGAGGTCAAGCAGCCGATCTTCGTCCTTTGGGGCCTCAATGACGAATTCTGCCCCGAAAGCCACGCCCGCCTCTTCCTCGACGCCTGCCCCGACGTGCGCTGCCTCACCTTCTCGCAGACCGGCCACTGGGTGCAGGTCGAGCGGGCGCAGGAGTTCAACCGCTACTCGCTGGACTTCCTCAAGAATGGCTGACGCCGCTCCTGTGCAATCCCTGCCTGTTCCAGAGCCCGTGGACGTCGTGACCGGCCTCAAGGGCGCGATGCGCCGCCTGCCCTCGGGCGTGGCGATCGTTGCCGCGCTTGGGCAAGGCAAGGCGCCGGTCGGCATGGCCGCCACCTCGATCACCTCGCTCACCATGGACCCGCCAGCGGTGCTCGTCTGCGTCAACCAGACAGCGGGCATCCACGCCCATCTCTCGCCCGGCTGCCCGGTCAGCATCAACCTCCTCTCGCGCCACCAGCGCGATGTGTCGGCAGCGTTCGGCGGGGCTGTCGCGCGCGAGGCCCGCTTTGGCGTTGGGCAATGGACCCCCGACGCCCATGGCCTCCCCATCCTTGAGGAGGCGCAGGCGAACCTTAGCTGCACGATCGACAGCCTGACCCCCTATGGCACCCACAGCATCGTCATTGCGAGGGTCGAAGGCGTGCGCCTGTCGGACGCCGTCGATCCCCTCATCTTCCAGGACGGAGCCTATCTGTGAGCGACCTTGACGCCACCCTTGCAGACGAGCTGTATCGCGCGCTGCGCGAGGGGCGCACCGTGCCCCCGCTGATGGCGCGCCATCCGCAGCTTACCATCGATGACGCCTATGCCATCTCGCTTGGCGCGCTCGAACGCCGCAAGGCCGATGGCGAGCGCGTCATCGGCAAGAAGATCGGCGTTACGTCGAAGGCGGTGCAGGACATGCTGGGCGTCCATCAGCCCGACTTCGGCTTCCTCACCGACCGCATGTATATCGAGGGCGACATCGATGTCGCGGCGAACGGCCTCATCGCGCCGCGCGCCGAGGCCGAGATCGGCTTCATCCTGAAAGACAGCCTGAAAGGGCCGGGCGTCACCGCCGAAGACGTCATCGCCGCGACCGAGAGCATCGTCCCCTGTTTCGAGATCGTCGACAGCCGCATCCAGGACTGGAAGATCGGCATCGTCGACACCGTCGCCGACAATGCGTCCTGCGGCGTCTATGTGCTGGGCGACGCGCGCGTCGACCCCAGGGCGCACGACCTCCCCAACCTTCATGTCACCGTCACCAAGAATGGGCAGCCCCTGTCGGAAGGCTATGGCCATGCGGTGCAGGGATCGCCCGCGCAAGCGGTCGCCTGGCTCGCCAACACGCTGGGCGCCTATGGCGTTACCCTGGATGCGGGGGATGTGATATTGTCGGGCAGCCTGGTGCCGCTCGAACCGGCAGCGCCAGGCGACGTGTTCGAGATGCAGCTCCACGGGGTTGGCGGCTGCACCGCGCGCTTTATCTGAATATGAAAAGTGGCGCATCGCTTGGGCGCGATGCCGTGAGGAGTGAATAATGACGGGCAAGGTCAAGGCGGCGATCATCGGGTCGGGCAATATCGGCACCGACCTCATGATCAAGATGATCAAATATCCCCAGAATATGGAACTGGTGGCCGTGGTCGGCATCGACGAGAAGTCCGAAGGGCTCGCCATGGCGCGCGAGCGCGGCGTCGCCACCACCCATGAGGGTTTAGAAGGCCTCATGAAGATGGACGTCTATCCCGACATCGGCATCGTGTTCGACGCAACCTCCGCCTATGCCCACAAGGTGCATGACGAAGCGCTGCGCAAGGACGGCAAGCAGGTGGTCGACCTGACCCCCGCCGCCATCGGTCCCTACACCATCCCCACCGTCAACGGCGAAGCCAATCTCGACGCGGGCAATGTCAACATGGTGACCTGCGGCGGCCAGGCGACGATCCCGATGGTTGCGGCGGTCAGCCAGGTCGCGACCGTCCATTATGCCGAGATCGTGGCGTCCGTCTCCTCGCGCTCGGCGGGGCCCGGCACCCGCGCCAATATCGACGAGTTCACCCGCACCACCGCTGGCGCCATCGAAAAGGTCGGGGGCGCAGCCCAAGGCAAGGCGATCATCATCCTCAATCCCGCCGAACCGCCGATGATCATGCGCGACACCGTCTTCACCCTGTCGGAAGGCGCTGACGAGGACACCATCCGCGCCTCGGTCGAGGCCATGGTCAAGAAGGTCCAGGCCTATGTGCCGGGCTATCGCCTCAAGCAGGAGGTGCAGTTCGAGCGCTTTGGCGACAATAACAAGCTCACCATCCCGGGCCGCGGCGAGTTCACCGGCATCAAGACCATGATCCTGCTCGAGGTCGAAGGGGCGGGCGATTATCTGCCGAGCTATTCGGGCAATCTCGA harbors:
- a CDS encoding flavin reductase family protein, with the translated sequence MADAAPVQSLPVPEPVDVVTGLKGAMRRLPSGVAIVAALGQGKAPVGMAATSITSLTMDPPAVLVCVNQTAGIHAHLSPGCPVSINLLSRHQRDVSAAFGGAVAREARFGVGQWTPDAHGLPILEEAQANLSCTIDSLTPYGTHSIVIARVEGVRLSDAVDPLIFQDGAYL
- a CDS encoding fumarylacetoacetate hydrolase family protein, translating into MARHPQLTIDDAYAISLGALERRKADGERVIGKKIGVTSKAVQDMLGVHQPDFGFLTDRMYIEGDIDVAANGLIAPRAEAEIGFILKDSLKGPGVTAEDVIAATESIVPCFEIVDSRIQDWKIGIVDTVADNASCGVYVLGDARVDPRAHDLPNLHVTVTKNGQPLSEGYGHAVQGSPAQAVAWLANTLGAYGVTLDAGDVILSGSLVPLEPAAPGDVFEMQLHGVGGCTARFI
- a CDS encoding acetaldehyde dehydrogenase (acetylating), whose protein sequence is MTGKVKAAIIGSGNIGTDLMIKMIKYPQNMELVAVVGIDEKSEGLAMARERGVATTHEGLEGLMKMDVYPDIGIVFDATSAYAHKVHDEALRKDGKQVVDLTPAAIGPYTIPTVNGEANLDAGNVNMVTCGGQATIPMVAAVSQVATVHYAEIVASVSSRSAGPGTRANIDEFTRTTAGAIEKVGGAAQGKAIIILNPAEPPMIMRDTVFTLSEGADEDTIRASVEAMVKKVQAYVPGYRLKQEVQFERFGDNNKLTIPGRGEFTGIKTMILLEVEGAGDYLPSYSGNLDIMTAAAKATGELLAQRIAQGKTVAATGSLAETES